The Mycolicibacterium flavescens genome has a segment encoding these proteins:
- the eccA1_3 gene encoding type VII secretion AAA-ATPase EccA, with protein MPLQTDFAATSRVDHDVVSRFATCCRALGLSVHDRRRPPDPVAARSGFTELTRIAREQCDAWTGLAAAGDTSARVLEAIWQTVATAGVLQRHVQLGEGDLAFTYDTGLYLKFSASTPDDFQLAYAVTLCDAGDYVGADELVEPLITRRPSWLDARWVRIAMYYRAERWSDVVRLITPIVNDTRLVETYAHAARVALGTSLARLGMYAPALSYLEDPSGPVDVATVDGTLVKALCLRAQGEELDAADVLAELYAANPENEQVEIALSDTSYGILTTTAARIEGRSDPWDPATEPSESEFVDPGAKERKAHLLLEAEAELAEFIGLEEVKYQVARLKSSVAMAIRRQERGLAVAQRTNHLVFAGPPGTGKTTIARVVAKIYCGLGILKKETVREVHRADLIGQHIGETEAKTNAIIDSALDGVLFLDEAYALVSTGAKNDFGLVAIDTLLARMENDRERLVVIVAGYRKDLDAFLDTNEGLRSRFTRSIEFPSYTPHELVEIAVRMAEKRDSVFEPAALAHMETLFGQLAAATTPDATGVERRNLDIAGNGRFVRNLVERSEEEREYRLDHLPSTGGSTAEAHDFTDDELMTITDGDVTKSAIPLLRGLGLTVPE; from the coding sequence GTGCCGCTACAGACCGATTTTGCTGCGACTTCGCGCGTCGACCACGACGTGGTGAGTCGGTTCGCCACGTGTTGCCGAGCCCTCGGGCTGTCGGTGCACGACCGTCGACGCCCGCCGGATCCGGTCGCGGCCCGATCCGGTTTCACTGAACTCACCCGGATCGCTCGCGAACAGTGCGATGCGTGGACGGGTCTGGCCGCGGCGGGGGATACCAGCGCCCGGGTGCTCGAGGCCATCTGGCAGACGGTTGCCACGGCCGGTGTGCTGCAGCGCCACGTACAGCTCGGCGAAGGTGACTTGGCCTTCACTTACGACACCGGGCTCTACCTCAAGTTCTCGGCGTCGACACCCGACGACTTCCAACTCGCCTACGCCGTCACGCTGTGCGATGCCGGTGACTACGTAGGCGCCGACGAACTCGTCGAGCCGTTGATCACCCGACGCCCCAGCTGGCTGGACGCGCGGTGGGTGCGGATCGCGATGTACTACCGCGCCGAGCGCTGGTCGGATGTGGTCCGGCTGATCACTCCGATCGTCAACGACACGCGGCTGGTCGAGACCTACGCACACGCGGCGCGCGTTGCGCTCGGCACGTCGCTCGCCCGCTTGGGCATGTACGCACCCGCGCTGTCGTACCTCGAGGACCCATCCGGCCCAGTCGATGTCGCCACGGTGGACGGCACGCTCGTCAAGGCGCTCTGCCTGCGCGCGCAGGGCGAGGAGCTCGACGCGGCCGACGTGCTCGCCGAACTGTACGCCGCGAACCCGGAAAACGAGCAGGTCGAGATCGCGCTGTCGGACACCTCCTACGGCATCCTGACGACCACGGCCGCGCGCATCGAGGGCCGCTCCGATCCGTGGGACCCCGCCACCGAGCCGAGCGAGTCCGAGTTCGTCGACCCAGGCGCCAAGGAGCGCAAGGCGCACCTGCTACTCGAGGCCGAGGCCGAGCTCGCCGAGTTCATCGGCTTGGAAGAGGTCAAGTACCAGGTTGCGCGGCTGAAGAGTTCGGTCGCCATGGCGATCCGCCGCCAGGAGCGTGGCCTGGCCGTGGCGCAGCGCACCAACCACCTCGTGTTCGCGGGCCCTCCCGGTACCGGTAAGACGACCATCGCGCGTGTTGTGGCCAAAATCTATTGCGGTCTGGGCATTCTCAAGAAGGAGACCGTCCGCGAGGTGCACCGAGCCGACCTGATCGGCCAGCACATCGGTGAAACCGAGGCCAAGACCAACGCGATAATCGACAGCGCGCTCGACGGTGTGTTGTTCCTCGACGAGGCCTATGCGCTGGTGTCGACCGGCGCCAAGAATGACTTCGGCCTGGTGGCGATCGATACGCTGCTGGCGCGCATGGAAAACGACCGCGAGCGGTTGGTCGTCATCGTCGCCGGTTACCGCAAGGATCTCGACGCGTTCCTCGACACCAACGAGGGCCTGCGGTCCCGCTTCACCCGCAGCATCGAATTCCCCTCGTACACACCGCATGAACTCGTCGAGATCGCGGTGCGCATGGCCGAGAAGCGCGACAGCGTCTTCGAACCGGCGGCGCTCGCCCACATGGAAACGCTGTTCGGGCAGTTGGCGGCGGCGACGACGCCGGACGCCACCGGTGTGGAGAGGCGCAACCTCGACATCGCCGGCAACGGCCGATTCGTCCGCAACCTGGTCGAGCGTTCCGAGGAGGAGCGCGAGTACCGACTCGATCACCTCCCGTCGACTGGCGGTTCCACCGCCGAAGCCCACGACTTCACAGATGACGAGCTGATGACCATTACCGATGGAGACGTCACCAAATCCGCCATTCCGCTGCTGCGTGGCCTCGGTTTGACGGTGCCCGAATGA
- a CDS encoding methyltransferase, which yields MRNDNDTWDITTSVGSTALFVAAARALEAQKPHPIAVDPFAETFCRAVGGEWADLLDGRAPDHPLRTDDFGTAFVDFQAVRTRYFDNYFRAAADAGVRQIVLLAAGLDSRAYRARGWRAEATRLEDWLSENGRPVPEEGSEAATMTGTISLVSAVKA from the coding sequence ATGCGCAACGACAACGACACCTGGGACATCACTACCAGCGTCGGCTCCACCGCGTTATTCGTCGCTGCGGCCCGGGCGCTGGAGGCGCAGAAGCCGCACCCGATCGCTGTCGACCCCTTCGCCGAGACGTTCTGCCGCGCGGTGGGTGGTGAGTGGGCGGATCTGCTCGACGGAAGAGCGCCCGACCATCCTCTGCGAACCGACGACTTCGGCACGGCGTTCGTGGACTTCCAGGCCGTCCGCACCAGGTACTTCGACAACTATTTTCGCGCCGCCGCCGACGCGGGAGTCCGGCAGATTGTGCTGCTGGCCGCGGGCTTGGATTCGCGCGCGTACCGCGCCCGCGGGTGGCGTGCCGAGGCCACACGCCTCGAGGACTGGTTGTCTGAGAACGGCCGGCCGGTGCCCGAGGAGGGGTCGGAGGCCGCGACGATGACTGGGACTATAAGCCTGGTGAGCGCCGTCAAGGCGTGA
- a CDS encoding FadD27 produces the protein MFSHCDRGSPMVSQPIDHVGRPVNDAPLPGRKLRRNVAPGDAMLGIGLLSGPANVIMELSRPGVGYGVKDSRVESGRADRHPIKRARTTFTYLAVALAGTDEQKATYRRAVNRSHAEVYSLPDSPVEYNAFNKDLQLWVAACLYKGFVDVYRVFVGEMDDESADRHYRDGAALGTTLQVPAEMWPADRKAFDEYWQESLDKVHIDDAVREYLWPIAAGRLGDLKAPVWLQKRTDAFSLFITTGFLPQRFRDEMRLPWDAKKQRRFNRVMAMLGRINNVMPRFVRQFPFNVLLKDLDWRVRTGRPLV, from the coding sequence ATGTTCTCACATTGCGATAGGGGTTCCCCGATGGTTTCCCAGCCGATCGACCACGTCGGAAGACCGGTCAACGACGCGCCGCTGCCCGGGCGCAAGCTGCGTCGCAACGTCGCGCCAGGGGACGCCATGCTCGGGATCGGCCTGCTGTCGGGTCCGGCCAACGTGATCATGGAACTCTCGCGGCCTGGCGTCGGATACGGCGTCAAAGACAGCCGAGTCGAGAGTGGCCGCGCGGATCGGCACCCGATCAAGCGGGCGCGGACGACGTTCACCTATCTTGCGGTCGCGCTCGCGGGCACCGATGAGCAGAAGGCCACGTACCGGCGTGCGGTCAACCGGTCGCACGCCGAGGTGTACTCGCTGCCGGACAGCCCCGTCGAGTACAACGCGTTCAATAAAGATCTGCAGCTGTGGGTGGCAGCTTGCCTGTACAAGGGCTTCGTCGACGTATACCGGGTCTTCGTCGGCGAGATGGACGACGAATCGGCCGACCGCCACTACCGCGACGGTGCGGCGCTGGGCACCACGCTGCAGGTTCCCGCGGAGATGTGGCCGGCCGATCGCAAGGCCTTCGACGAGTACTGGCAGGAGTCGCTGGACAAGGTCCACATCGACGACGCGGTGCGGGAGTACCTGTGGCCCATCGCCGCGGGCCGGCTCGGCGACCTCAAGGCTCCGGTGTGGCTGCAGAAGCGCACCGATGCGTTCAGCCTCTTCATCACGACCGGCTTCCTGCCTCAGCGGTTCCGCGACGAGATGCGACTGCCGTGGGACGCGAAGAAGCAGCGCCGGTTCAACCGGGTGATGGCCATGCTGGGCCGCATCAACAATGTGATGCCGCGGTTCGTCCGGCAGTTCCCGTTCAACGTGCTGCTCAAAGACCTGGACTGGCGGGTGCGCACGGGCCGGCCGCTGGTGTAG
- a CDS encoding transcriptional regulator → MAVMAQVRPYRGVAAVQRLAQRRLRLLDAGLELLGAGADDLAELTVRAICAKAGLGVRYFYETFHDKDDFAAQVYDWVIADIAATTQAAVAAAPPREQPRAAMANIVHTIAADLRVGRLVFSVELSNTVITRKRVESTALFAQLLLQHAGAVGPYENELDEATAHFAVGGVGQTISTWLAGRLDLDADQLIDRLAANINAISGVPTNDA, encoded by the coding sequence ATGGCGGTCATGGCACAGGTACGGCCCTACCGGGGCGTCGCCGCGGTCCAGCGCCTCGCGCAGCGCCGGCTGCGCCTGCTCGACGCCGGACTCGAGCTGCTCGGCGCGGGTGCCGACGATCTCGCCGAGTTGACAGTGCGGGCGATCTGCGCCAAGGCCGGCCTGGGTGTCCGCTACTTCTACGAGACGTTCCACGACAAGGACGACTTCGCCGCCCAGGTCTACGACTGGGTGATCGCCGATATCGCGGCGACGACCCAGGCGGCCGTCGCGGCCGCGCCGCCCCGCGAGCAGCCGCGCGCGGCCATGGCGAACATCGTGCACACCATCGCCGCAGACCTGCGCGTGGGTCGCCTGGTGTTCAGCGTTGAATTGTCGAACACGGTGATCACGCGCAAACGCGTCGAGTCCACAGCCCTGTTCGCACAGTTGCTGCTGCAGCACGCGGGCGCGGTCGGCCCGTACGAGAACGAACTCGACGAAGCGACGGCGCATTTCGCGGTCGGCGGGGTGGGCCAGACGATCAGCACGTGGCTGGCGGGGCGCCTAGATCTGGATGCCGACCAACTCATCGACCGGCTCGCGGCGAACATCAACGCGATCTCAGGTGTGCCGACGAACGACGCCTGA
- the fosA_2 gene encoding lactoylglutathione lyase-like lyase codes for MIRPDNPNTEFELGGINHVALVCSDMAKTVDFYSNVLGMPLIKSLDLPGGMGQHFFFDAGNGDCVAFFWFADAPDRVPGVSSPEAIPGIGDIVSAVSTMNHLAFHVPAEKFDEYRQRLKAKGVRVGPVLNHDDSEAQVSPTVHPGVYVRSFYFLDPDGITLEFACWTKEFGESDARATPRTAAERRPRVTA; via the coding sequence GTGATCAGGCCCGACAATCCCAACACCGAGTTCGAACTCGGCGGCATCAACCATGTCGCGCTGGTGTGCTCGGATATGGCGAAAACCGTCGACTTCTACAGCAACGTCCTCGGTATGCCGTTGATAAAGTCGCTCGATCTGCCGGGAGGCATGGGGCAGCACTTCTTCTTCGACGCCGGTAACGGCGACTGTGTCGCATTCTTTTGGTTCGCCGACGCGCCGGACCGGGTTCCCGGCGTCTCCTCGCCCGAGGCCATTCCGGGGATCGGGGACATCGTCAGCGCCGTCAGCACGATGAACCATCTGGCATTTCACGTACCCGCCGAGAAATTCGACGAATATCGGCAGCGGCTCAAGGCCAAGGGCGTGCGGGTCGGTCCTGTGCTCAATCATGACGATAGCGAGGCCCAGGTTTCGCCGACGGTGCATCCCGGCGTTTACGTCAGGTCGTTTTACTTCCTCGACCCGGACGGCATTACGCTCGAATTCGCCTGCTGGACCAAAGAGTTCGGCGAGAGTGACGCGAGAGCTACGCCGAGGACCGCCGCGGAGCGGCGCCCGAGGGTGACCGCCTGA
- a CDS encoding alpha/beta hydrolase yields MTKTPSSTATPGVIREFVGLDSPTARRAGAGGHPCQGLYHRGVGRKPKVAMIATHYQIDFSEHYLADYMATRGIGFLGWNTRYRGFESSFLLDHALVDIGVGVRWLREVQGVETIVLLGNSGGGSLMAAYQAQAVDPHVTPLPGMRPATGLTDLPAADGYVSTAAHPGRPDVLTAWMDAAVVDETDAVASDPDLDLFEENNGPPFSTEFVERYRAAQIARNHAITDWAEAELEHVRASGFSDRPFTVLRTWADPRMVDPALEPTKRPANMCYAGVPMQANRSARGIAAACTLRNWIGMWSLRHAQTRAEPHLNRITCPALVINADQDTGVFPSDAQHIFDALAGSDKMQFSIDTDHYFTTPGARSEQADTIAKWIAKRWR; encoded by the coding sequence ATGACCAAAACGCCATCGAGCACCGCAACGCCGGGTGTCATCCGTGAGTTCGTCGGCCTCGATTCCCCGACCGCCCGGCGGGCGGGTGCGGGTGGGCATCCGTGCCAGGGCCTCTATCACCGCGGGGTGGGCCGCAAACCGAAGGTCGCGATGATCGCCACGCACTACCAGATCGATTTCTCCGAGCACTATCTCGCCGACTACATGGCCACCCGCGGCATCGGTTTCCTGGGCTGGAACACCCGTTATCGCGGATTCGAGAGCAGCTTCCTGCTCGACCATGCGCTAGTGGACATCGGTGTCGGCGTGCGATGGCTGCGCGAGGTCCAAGGCGTGGAAACCATTGTGCTGCTCGGAAACTCCGGGGGTGGATCGTTGATGGCGGCCTACCAGGCACAGGCCGTCGACCCACATGTGACACCGCTTCCGGGAATGCGTCCCGCAACGGGCCTGACCGACCTGCCTGCCGCCGACGGGTACGTCTCGACCGCGGCGCATCCCGGCCGCCCCGACGTGCTGACCGCCTGGATGGACGCGGCGGTCGTCGACGAGACCGACGCGGTCGCAAGCGATCCCGATCTCGATCTCTTTGAGGAGAATAACGGCCCACCGTTCTCGACCGAGTTCGTCGAGCGGTACCGGGCCGCTCAGATCGCACGAAACCACGCAATCACGGACTGGGCCGAGGCCGAACTCGAGCATGTGCGTGCATCCGGTTTCTCCGACCGCCCGTTCACGGTGCTGCGGACATGGGCGGACCCGCGCATGGTCGATCCCGCCCTGGAGCCGACGAAGCGACCCGCGAACATGTGTTATGCCGGAGTGCCGATGCAGGCCAACAGATCTGCACGCGGTATCGCTGCGGCCTGCACATTGCGCAACTGGATCGGCATGTGGAGCCTTCGACACGCCCAAACTCGCGCCGAACCGCACCTCAACCGGATCACGTGCCCGGCTCTGGTGATCAACGCCGACCAGGACACCGGCGTGTTCCCGTCGGACGCCCAGCACATCTTCGACGCGCTTGCCGGCTCGGACAAGATGCAGTTCTCGATCGACACCGATCATTACTTCACTACTCCCGGGGCGCGCAGTGAACAAGCCGATACCATCGCCAAGTGGATCGCGAAGCGGTGGCGTTAG
- a CDS encoding lactate dehydrogenase-like oxidoreductase, which produces MALDADPSRERSPLRVLAHFIPGPKSIDFVAPQSDWLDIRYCAEDDDTAFYRELPEAEVIWHVLRPISGDDLAQARRCLLVHKMGAGVNTIDVDAATAQGIAVANMPGANAPSVAEGAVLLMLAVLRRVTELDRATREGRGWPSDSSLGETVRDIGGCTVGLVGYGNVATRVERIVGAMDAEVLHTSTRDDGHRGWRALPDLLAASDIVSLHLPLTEATAGMIDRAALDRMKPGAVLVNTSRGPIVDEPALVDALRSGNLAGAGLDVFATEPVEADNPLLGLDNVVLTPHVTWYTADTMRRYLEHGLDNCRRLWDGRELANVVNGIVSPNRPVNGDGPSQ; this is translated from the coding sequence GTGGCGTTAGACGCCGACCCGTCGCGCGAACGCTCGCCGCTGAGGGTCCTCGCTCACTTCATTCCCGGTCCGAAGTCCATCGATTTCGTGGCACCGCAATCTGATTGGCTCGACATCCGCTACTGCGCCGAGGACGACGACACCGCCTTCTACCGGGAGCTTCCCGAGGCCGAGGTGATCTGGCATGTGCTTCGACCGATTTCGGGAGACGATCTCGCCCAAGCGCGACGCTGCCTGTTGGTGCACAAGATGGGCGCCGGAGTCAACACCATCGACGTGGACGCCGCGACCGCCCAAGGCATCGCGGTCGCCAACATGCCGGGGGCCAACGCACCGTCGGTAGCCGAGGGAGCCGTGTTGCTGATGCTGGCCGTCCTGCGCAGGGTGACCGAACTCGACCGCGCCACCCGGGAGGGACGGGGCTGGCCGTCCGACTCGAGCCTGGGCGAAACCGTGCGCGACATCGGCGGCTGCACCGTCGGTTTGGTCGGTTACGGCAACGTCGCCACCCGGGTCGAGAGAATCGTTGGGGCGATGGATGCCGAGGTTCTGCACACCAGCACGCGCGACGACGGCCATCGGGGCTGGCGTGCGCTACCCGACCTGCTGGCCGCCAGCGACATCGTCTCGCTGCATCTTCCGCTGACCGAGGCGACAGCGGGCATGATCGACCGCGCAGCGCTGGACCGGATGAAGCCCGGCGCCGTCCTGGTCAACACCAGCCGCGGGCCCATCGTCGACGAACCCGCCCTCGTCGACGCGCTGCGGTCTGGAAACTTGGCCGGGGCGGGCCTCGACGTCTTCGCCACCGAGCCCGTAGAGGCCGACAACCCGCTGCTCGGGCTCGACAACGTCGTGCTCACCCCGCACGTCACCTGGTACACCGCCGACACGATGCGCAGGTATCTGGAACATGGTCTGGACAACTGCCGGCGGCTGTGGGACGGCCGTGAACTGGCCAACGTCGTGAACGGTATCGTGTCTCCCAACCGACCGGTTAATGGGGACGGTCCGTCACAGTGA
- the fadE6 gene encoding acyl-CoA dehydrogenase FadE6, with protein MPIAINPEHSDLADSVRSFVARVAPSEVLHEALETPIPNPPPYWKGAADQGLQGVHLSEDVGGQGFGILELAIVAAEFGYGAVPGPFVPSAIASALIAAHDPNAPQLGDLASGTTIATYAIDSSLTATRHGEGDAAGLVIRGEVRAVPSAAEASLLVLPVAIESGEEWVILDADQLEIETVKSLDPLRPLAHVRANAIEVSDDRVLSNLSRPLARALISTLLSAECIGVARWATDTAAAYAKIREQFGRPIGQFQAIKHKCASMIADTERATAAVWDAARAIDEFTAHVRSGEDPETGSAEIAFEFAAAVAATLAPEAAQHCAQDCIQVHGGIGFTWEHDTNVYYRRALVLAAGFGRHADYPQQVVDVATSTGMRKLNIDLDPETEKLRDEIRAEVAALKAISREERNVAIAEGGWVQPHLPKPWGRAAGPVEQIIIAQEFDTGRVKRPQMGIAAWIIPSIVAFGTDEQQQRFLPPTFRGEMIWCQLFSEPGAGSDLASLTTKATKVDGGWRITGQKIWTTGAQYSQWGALLARTDPSAPKHNGITYFLLDMASEGVEVKPLRELTGNAMFNTVFIDDVFVPDEMVLGEVNRGWEVSRNTLTNERVSIGSSEPPFLASLADFITFLQDGQFDQIEQNHAGRLIAEGHAAKVLNMRSTLLTLAGADPMPSAAISKLLSMKTGQGYAEFAVSSFGTDGAIGDPEQEPGRWAEYLLGSRATTIYGGTTEVQLNIIAERLLGLPRDP; from the coding sequence ATGCCCATCGCCATCAATCCTGAGCACAGCGACCTGGCCGACTCGGTGCGGTCCTTCGTCGCTCGGGTGGCGCCCTCCGAGGTGCTCCACGAAGCGCTGGAGACGCCGATTCCCAATCCGCCGCCCTACTGGAAGGGCGCGGCCGATCAAGGTCTGCAAGGTGTGCACCTGTCCGAAGACGTTGGCGGGCAAGGCTTCGGGATACTCGAGTTGGCCATCGTCGCCGCCGAGTTCGGCTACGGCGCGGTGCCGGGGCCGTTCGTTCCGTCGGCCATCGCCAGCGCACTGATCGCCGCACACGACCCCAACGCCCCACAACTAGGCGACCTGGCCTCCGGCACGACGATCGCGACCTACGCCATCGACTCGAGCCTGACCGCCACCCGCCACGGCGAAGGTGATGCCGCCGGTCTGGTCATCCGCGGCGAGGTCCGTGCCGTGCCCAGCGCCGCAGAGGCGTCGCTGCTGGTGCTCCCGGTCGCCATCGAGAGCGGCGAGGAGTGGGTGATCCTCGACGCCGACCAACTGGAGATCGAAACCGTCAAGAGCCTCGACCCGCTGCGCCCGTTGGCACACGTGCGGGCGAACGCCATCGAAGTCAGCGACGACCGGGTGCTGAGCAACCTGAGCCGGCCGCTGGCTCGCGCGCTGATCTCGACGCTGCTGTCGGCGGAGTGCATCGGCGTGGCGCGGTGGGCCACCGACACCGCCGCGGCGTACGCCAAGATTCGCGAACAGTTCGGCAGGCCCATCGGACAGTTTCAGGCCATCAAGCACAAGTGCGCTTCGATGATCGCCGACACCGAGCGGGCCACCGCCGCCGTCTGGGATGCGGCCCGCGCCATCGACGAGTTCACCGCGCACGTGCGCAGCGGAGAAGACCCCGAAACCGGTTCTGCGGAAATCGCATTCGAGTTCGCCGCTGCCGTGGCGGCCACCCTGGCGCCCGAGGCCGCCCAGCACTGCGCTCAGGACTGCATCCAGGTGCACGGCGGCATCGGGTTCACCTGGGAGCACGACACCAACGTGTACTACCGGCGCGCGCTGGTGCTTGCGGCCGGTTTCGGCAGGCACGCCGACTACCCGCAGCAAGTCGTCGACGTCGCGACCAGCACGGGGATGCGCAAACTCAACATCGATCTCGATCCCGAGACCGAGAAGCTGCGTGACGAGATCCGCGCGGAAGTGGCTGCGCTGAAAGCCATTTCACGCGAAGAGCGCAACGTCGCGATCGCCGAGGGTGGTTGGGTGCAACCGCATCTGCCCAAGCCGTGGGGACGCGCCGCCGGCCCCGTCGAGCAGATCATCATCGCCCAGGAGTTCGACACCGGCCGGGTCAAGCGCCCGCAGATGGGCATCGCGGCCTGGATCATCCCCTCGATCGTCGCGTTCGGCACGGACGAACAGCAACAGCGTTTCCTGCCGCCCACCTTCCGCGGCGAAATGATCTGGTGTCAGCTGTTTTCCGAACCCGGTGCGGGTTCGGACCTGGCCAGCCTGACGACCAAGGCCACGAAGGTCGACGGCGGCTGGCGGATCACCGGGCAGAAGATCTGGACCACCGGTGCGCAGTACTCGCAGTGGGGCGCGCTGTTGGCGCGCACCGACCCGTCGGCGCCCAAGCACAACGGGATCACCTACTTCCTGCTCGACATGGCCAGCGAGGGCGTCGAGGTCAAACCGCTTCGCGAGCTGACCGGCAACGCGATGTTCAACACGGTCTTCATCGACGACGTGTTCGTCCCCGACGAGATGGTGCTCGGTGAGGTGAACCGCGGCTGGGAGGTCAGCAGGAACACGCTGACCAACGAACGGGTTTCGATCGGCAGCAGTGAGCCGCCGTTCCTGGCCAGCCTGGCCGACTTCATCACGTTCCTTCAGGACGGGCAGTTCGACCAGATCGAGCAGAACCACGCGGGCAGGCTCATCGCCGAAGGGCATGCCGCCAAGGTGCTCAACATGCGCTCGACGCTGCTCACACTCGCCGGTGCCGATCCGATGCCGTCCGCGGCGATCTCCAAACTGCTGTCGATGAAAACCGGCCAGGGCTATGCGGAGTTCGCGGTGTCCTCGTTCGGCACCGACGGCGCGATCGGCGACCCAGAGCAAGAGCCCGGCCGGTGGGCGGAGTACCTGCTCGGCAGCAGGGCAACCACCATCTACGGCGGCACGACCGAAGTGCAGCTCAACATCATCGCCGAACGCCTGTTGGGACTGCCGCGCGATCCGTAA
- a CDS encoding transmembrane protein translates to MTDDVEKRWDRPKAFRAAATYTAVVVAVAAVAFVIYALVSKTSVVAASTVPTILLLGGIGAFIKTYREWKAKGTWVQWQGAGWFLLLLMLVCLSIPGAAAMAD, encoded by the coding sequence ATGACCGACGACGTCGAGAAACGCTGGGACCGGCCGAAAGCGTTCCGGGCCGCTGCCACCTACACCGCGGTGGTGGTCGCGGTGGCCGCCGTCGCCTTCGTCATCTACGCCCTTGTGTCGAAGACCTCGGTCGTGGCCGCCTCCACCGTGCCCACAATCCTGTTGCTCGGCGGTATCGGCGCGTTCATCAAGACCTACCGCGAGTGGAAGGCGAAGGGCACCTGGGTCCAGTGGCAGGGTGCCGGATGGTTCCTGCTCCTGCTGATGCTGGTGTGCCTGTCGATTCCGGGCGCGGCCGCGATGGCCGATTAA